In Papaver somniferum cultivar HN1 chromosome 9, ASM357369v1, whole genome shotgun sequence, the genomic stretch AATTTCACCATGAAAATGTTCCACGCCTCTTCACCCCAGAATTAACCCTTGGGCTTTACATGAGAAGGATGGCCATCGGCATTCCTGCAATACTAGTTGTTAAATTATGTAGCAAGAATTTATCTAAATGGGTACTCCCGGTAGTATGCAACACTCTGGGAATCCCAATAAGATCATCTTCTTACATCCCAGCAATAACTGTGAAGACTGTAGATAAAAAAAATGACACAAAGAGACAGCCTGGTTATCTCAATAAGATCTTGCTATTTCCTCAAGACTCATATGATGTTGACACAGGTATACGGTTCCTTCAGTATGCAGGATTGGCGTGGTCAGTCGTCGATTTAGTTCCATCTTTATTTCCTCACCTTGGGTGTTAACAAGTGGTGACAAGTTTATAACATGACCAACCAACATTGAGTGGGTCTAAGAGGTCAGATCTAATTCATCGTGTATTTATTGTTAAATTCCTTTCCTCTCTCTGTAGGTAGTTAATATGTATATCATACTtggttctcttttcttctttttaccagGGGCTGCGTTTATGTACCCCTACAAGAACAAATTATAATATTTGTTCCGATTTTAATGGTTTTGATCTAGTTTTGTGCTGGTTCAATCCTCCTTGCATAGATGCACGATATGAGAATGAGTCACTCATCTAAATTTTTTAAGGTGTCACAGATGAATGAGAATTGTTTATTATTGTGTGCATTCTGATTTCTGAGCTCTCATTAGGAATGCGAGTATATTCATTATGCATCTCTGAGTTACACTTAGGTAAGTTTAGAGATATCAGGCTTTCTTGAACATGTTTGCAAAAAAACCACATGGGACTTTCAACTCCACGAATGACTAGCCAAATCTCCATTGTGAAATAAGTATGTGGAACAATGCTCACACCTTGAAGTGAAAGGGATCTGGCAAATCCCATGGTGTACGTTCAGGAATAGCAAATGAAGTAACAATCATAATTGGATGCGGAAGAGATTCCGTTGCTCTGGATGGCAGTCAATTATTCACCTCCATGTACCAACCCTTAATTTTTCAAAGGTTGGGTACCATTTCTAGGTGCTGGACATTTGCTTGGTACTAACGGTTAAATAGCCCAATGCTTATCTGTTGCAGCTGCTGAACTTCAATGGCTGTCATGCTTATTAGCTGAATTAAAAATTGATATCTGTGTGATAACACCAGTGCCATGTCTTTGGATTCTGATCCTATTTTTCATGTCTTACaaagcaaaataagtacaaaataggtCCTAGCAATATAGACAATTGAGATCAAAGTGATTAAAGAGGTAAAAGAAACCTAACCTATCTGATACCATAGCAACAATGTATCAATGGATGAAACCGATAACACTCAGATTATAGTTTAGCTTAACCGACTAAACTAACTATGTATTACAAGCGCACCTACAACAGACAGAGTAATAAATTGGTAAAGAGGGaaacaaaaacttaaaaaaaaatgcTTATCCTTCACTGCTTCTCACGCTTATCCTGCACCACTGTATCTGTATCTCGTTATGAAGTAGGAGAAGTTGTAGATAAGTTACTCGAAGAATGGAAACTGGAGGAATTTGAAGTTACAGCAGAATATTAATGGTTATTAAGATACTACTACACTTTTTCATGGAGAAACATCAACACTCAGATTCAGCCTAGCATAGGAGATGAAGATGTTCTGGACAACTACTGAAACCTTTTGAGATAAGGGTTTTTTGCAGAGTAAAAGTCATCCACGTGACTCTGTAATTCAAAACTTCAACTAACATGCTTTTTATATGTACTTCAACTAACATGATTTTTATATGTACTTCAACTAACAGTTTTAGCTTGACTTTCTCTTTGCTTGAAAAACTCATGTTTATTAATGTCAAGTTAAATTCAAACTCGGCTTTTCCTCAAGAAGTATGCATAggaggaaaacacattaaattcTCATTTTttccaaagaagaagaatatcATAAAGAATGGAGAGCATACATGGGTGGCAAGTGATTTCTGTATTCGGAATTCTGTTTTGGATTTTGATGTCCTCATTCTTAAATTTAACTCAGAAGATTCGATCCATAACCCAACCATGGGTCACTCGACAAGTCATCAATGAAACTCCCTTCATTATTCGGATCCAGGTAATCCAAAACCCTTATAACCAACCCATAACAAATTCTTTACTttgattttttcaaatttttgtagAGTGATAATCCATTCTTTGAAAAATTATGTGCAGGGTGCCCAACATGGTTTCTTGGATGCTCTATTCTCTACTCTATCTTGTGTTGTTTCTGTACCGTTTTACAGTGCTTGTCTTCCTCTTCTGTTCTGGGTATGTTAGTATTTTCTTTGATAGTTTTGATTGGTTGAATTTTGTATATGTATAGCTTGTTTAGAGATTCTTGTGTTGTAGAGTGGACATGGCAAATTGGGTAGACAGCTGACCTTATTGATGGCTCTATGTAATTATATAGGTAACGTAATTAAGGTACATATCTCTCAAGAACTTACTTGAATTAAATCTCTTAGTCCATtttaagtttcattttctttttctatgtTGATAGGATTTGGTATCAGCTCCAAGACCAAGTTGTCCACCTATTAGGAAGGTAACGGCTACAAAAGATGAGAAAGAAAGTGCATTGGAATATGGATTTTCTTCTTCCCACACTCTTAGCACAGTGTGCTTATCAGGGTATTCCACGATATTAAGTCTCCGTTTTTCTTTCTATACATATATGAGAGTAATGTGTGAGAAATCCTAATAAGCATGCGTTGTTTTGTTGGGGTGATCTGAGGATGTTGCAGATGCTTGCTTCACTATATTTTGGAGTACATCAATTGCGGAGATGATTCCTTAATATTGATTGGAGTTGCAATTGCTTGCTTATTTGTGGGGATTATGGGCTTGGGTTGGTTTTTCTAGTCACACTTTAGTTTCTTGCATGTAAAAGAAATATTTCGTCTactcttctctttttttctttccccTATTGAATTTTAATTTTGTTCCCTTGGTAGGAAGGATTTACCTTGGTATGCACAGCCCCATTGATGTCATTGGTGGACTCATTATCGGTCTAGTAATCCTAAGAATTTGGCTGATGGTTCATCGTCATGTTGATCAATTTATAGTCTCGGGACAGAATGGTACGTGTGTACCGGGAATGTTTCAGAGATTTTCTGGTCATCATTCTTCAGTTTATTCACTAGTTCATTCCATTCTTGCTTCTTTACTGCAGTTACTTCCTACTCGGCCACCCTTAGTCTGTTGCTGTTATTCGCGTATCCAACTCCAGAGTTTCCAACTCCAAGCTTTGAATATCATGCAGCCTTCACTGGTGCTGCATTAGGAATTGTGAGTAGCAGAATATATCTTATTACTTCTTGTTTAAATCTGTGAATCACTATGTTAACTGCACAGTTTTTCGTTATTGCCATTTGTTGTCATACAAATACAAGGCTTACTGAAATTATCATACGTTAATAACATTGCGTTGTTATTCAGGACGTAAGCATTTTGTTTTTCGAATGTTCTGTAGGTAATCGGAGTCCAGCAAACTTACCTTCAATTTCACCATGAAAATGTTCCACGCCTCTTCAACCCACAATTAAGCCTTGGGCTTTACATGAAAACAATGGCCGTCGGCGTTCCAATCATGCTAATTGTTAAACTATGCATCAAGAATCTATCTAAATGGGTACTCCCGGTAGTATG encodes the following:
- the LOC113310906 gene encoding lipid phosphate phosphatase delta-like, with translation MESIHGWQVISVFGILFWILMSSFLNLTQKIRSITQPWVTRQVINETPFIIRIQGAQHGFLDALFSTLSCVVSVPFYSACLPLLFWSGHGKLGRQLTLLMALCNYIGNVIKDLVSAPRPSCPPIRKVTATKDEKESALEYGFSSSHTLSTVCLSGCLLHYILEYINCGDDSLILIGVAIACLFVGIMGLGRIYLGMHSPIDVIGGLIIGLVILRIWLMVHRHVDQFIVSGQNVTSYSATLSLLLLFAYPTPEFPTPSFEYHAAFTGAALGIVIGVQQTYLQFHHENVPRLFNPQLSLGLYMKTMAVGVPIMLIVKLCIKNLSKWVLPVVCDTLGIPIRSSSYIPAITVKTADEKNDTKRQPGYLNMVLLFPQDSFDVDTGIRFCQYAGLSWSTVSLVPSLFPHLWR